One Gammaproteobacteria bacterium genomic region harbors:
- a CDS encoding alpha/beta hydrolase, whose amino-acid sequence MKPLIGTAATRPARIIAGTVLSAAFSFSAFAQSPAPQHADVTYAVVDGRALKLDLYLPDSATPPPLVVWVHGGAWRFGSKESPPANFVDSGFALASLDFRQSTDAPFPAMVHDIKAAIRYLRANAPRYGYDPDRIAIAGASSGGHLAALVGVTNGHEALEGTVGEHLDVSSNVQAIVVYFGASNLTTILDQSTPAGLRVRAPAVQLLLGAAPDAVPELARLASPVFHVDASDPPLHLLHGDQDTQMPINQAHELYGAYEALDLDVYLDVVHGTGHGGRAFYSGEHWARTEAFLRRALGT is encoded by the coding sequence CGGCACCGCGGCGACACGGCCCGCGCGCATCATTGCGGGCACGGTATTGTCGGCCGCCTTCTCCTTTTCCGCATTCGCGCAGTCTCCGGCTCCGCAGCATGCCGACGTCACGTACGCGGTCGTCGACGGTCGGGCTCTGAAGCTCGACCTTTATCTGCCTGACTCGGCCACGCCGCCGCCGCTCGTCGTCTGGGTGCACGGCGGCGCCTGGCGCTTTGGGTCGAAGGAGTCGCCGCCGGCGAATTTCGTCGATTCGGGGTTCGCGCTCGCGAGCCTCGACTTCAGGCAGTCCACCGACGCGCCGTTTCCGGCGATGGTGCACGACATCAAGGCCGCGATTCGCTACTTGCGCGCGAATGCCCCGCGGTACGGCTACGATCCGGATCGCATCGCGATCGCGGGCGCGTCGTCCGGCGGACATCTCGCGGCGCTCGTCGGCGTCACGAACGGGCACGAAGCGCTCGAAGGCACGGTCGGCGAGCATCTCGACGTCTCCTCCAACGTGCAGGCGATCGTCGTCTACTTCGGCGCGTCGAACCTCACGACGATCCTCGATCAATCCACGCCGGCGGGCCTGCGGGTGCGAGCACCGGCGGTGCAGCTCCTGCTCGGCGCCGCGCCCGACGCCGTCCCGGAGCTCGCCCGGCTTGCAAGCCCGGTGTTCCACGTCGACGCCTCCGACCCGCCGCTGCATCTGCTGCACGGTGATCAGGACACGCAGATGCCGATCAATCAGGCGCACGAGCTCTACGGCGCCTACGAGGCGCTCGATCTGGACGTTTACCTCGATGTGGTGCATGGTACCGGCCATGGCGGCCGCGCGTTCTATAGCGGCGAGCACTGGGCGCGCACGGAGGCGTTCCTGCGGCGCGCGCTCGGCACTTGA
- a CDS encoding DUF6152 family protein: MKTIGAIVACAGLLAASASSWAHHSFASEFDVDRPVRLEGKITKVEWVNPHSWFYLEVQGEDGKPVVWMIEGGSPNALIRRGVTAQTVPAGTELMVEGYQARDGSNTAVGRSFLLGNGERLFLGGSAENVPAPQQE; this comes from the coding sequence ATGAAAACGATCGGCGCGATCGTCGCGTGCGCCGGTCTCCTGGCCGCGTCGGCTTCGAGCTGGGCGCATCATTCGTTCGCGTCCGAGTTCGATGTGGACCGGCCGGTCCGGCTGGAAGGCAAGATCACGAAGGTCGAGTGGGTGAACCCTCACTCCTGGTTCTACCTCGAGGTCCAGGGCGAGGACGGGAAGCCGGTCGTCTGGATGATCGAGGGCGGTAGCCCGAACGCGCTGATCAGACGCGGCGTCACGGCTCAGACCGTTCCGGCGGGCACGGAGCTGATGGTCGAGGGCTATCAAGCGCGGGACGGCAGCAATACCGCCGTCGGGCGCTCCTTCCTCCTCGGCAACGGCGAGCGCTTGTTCCTCGGCGGCTCCGCCGAGAACGTGCCGGCGCCGCAGCAGGAGTGA
- a CDS encoding citrate synthase family protein, whose product MKTSRASEPGPYLSAREAAAELGVSVATLYAYVSRGLVRSEPVRGERAKRYRAEDVRALRERRAPPPGDMPVERRAEALAWSRPVLASAISLIDDGRLYYRGVDACELARHASLETAAGLLWQTADYDAFSSENLPCMGPLLRQVIDATRGSHPIDRCIAALAVGGRDDDGAFNRTDHGLARAAARITRLMTALVAGCELSAAPVHEQLAAAWGLDMKGRDLVRMALVLLADHELNASTFTLRCAVSTGANLYEGTIAALAALKGPLHGGATTRAAHQLEKLMQGDPLARVREQAESGERFVGFGHPLYRDGDPRASALLDAVEARVGERFLTRDLPEQVRKAVGVLPTIDYALAVLARVLKLPPLAGIGLFAVGRSVGWAAHGREQMRARTLIRPRATYVGPAPKSRG is encoded by the coding sequence ATGAAGACATCACGCGCTTCGGAGCCGGGGCCCTACTTGAGCGCACGCGAGGCCGCGGCCGAGCTCGGCGTCTCGGTCGCCACGCTCTATGCCTACGTCAGCCGCGGGCTCGTTCGCTCCGAGCCGGTACGGGGCGAGCGTGCAAAGCGCTACCGCGCAGAGGACGTGCGGGCGCTGCGCGAGCGGCGCGCTCCGCCGCCGGGCGACATGCCGGTCGAGCGGCGCGCCGAGGCGCTTGCGTGGAGCCGTCCGGTGCTCGCTTCCGCGATCTCGCTGATCGATGACGGCAGGCTTTACTACCGAGGCGTCGACGCCTGCGAGCTCGCACGACATGCGTCGCTCGAAACCGCGGCCGGCCTTCTGTGGCAAACGGCCGACTACGACGCGTTCTCGTCGGAAAACCTTCCGTGCATGGGGCCGCTTCTTCGGCAGGTCATCGATGCGACGCGGGGCAGCCATCCGATCGACCGCTGCATCGCAGCGCTCGCCGTCGGCGGCCGAGATGACGACGGAGCATTCAATCGCACCGATCACGGCCTCGCGCGGGCCGCGGCTCGAATCACGCGGCTGATGACGGCGCTCGTCGCAGGCTGCGAGCTCTCGGCGGCACCCGTGCACGAGCAGCTCGCGGCAGCATGGGGCCTCGATATGAAAGGCAGGGATCTCGTGCGGATGGCGCTCGTGTTGCTCGCGGATCACGAGCTGAACGCGTCGACGTTCACGCTACGCTGCGCCGTATCCACCGGGGCGAACCTGTACGAAGGCACGATCGCAGCCCTCGCGGCATTGAAAGGGCCGCTTCACGGCGGCGCGACGACGCGCGCTGCACATCAGCTCGAGAAGCTGATGCAAGGCGACCCGCTGGCGCGCGTGCGCGAGCAAGCCGAAAGCGGCGAGCGCTTTGTCGGCTTCGGTCACCCGCTCTACCGGGACGGCGACCCGCGCGCGTCGGCGTTGCTCGATGCGGTAGAGGCCCGCGTCGGCGAGCGGTTCTTGACGCGCGATCTGCCCGAGCAGGTGAGGAAAGCCGTCGGCGTGCTCCCGACCATCGATTACGCGCTCGCCGTGCTCGCGCGCGTGCTGAAGCTGCCGCCGCTCGCCGGCATCGGGCTGTTCGCGGTCGGCCGAAGCGTCGGATGGGCTGCGCACGGCCGCGAGCAGATGCGCGCCCGCACGTTGATTCGGCCGCGCGCGACTTACGTCGGGCCGGCGCCGAAATCGCGGGGGTGA
- a CDS encoding citrate synthase, which produces MGATAGAAGPPRAIPGLEGIAAAETALSHVEGDSGRLILCGYELAEFAERHDFETAAALFWGVAEDRPPSSAADVRAALGAARVAAFSRFADLVPAFEGLTPSEGVRLGLASLPGRESGAHVAAAGAVPVFLANVVRLARGDRPIAPDPRAEHVADFFRMLRGAPADPKEVAALTTYLVTVMDHGMNASTFTARVIASTGAGLSWAALGAYAALTGPLHGGAPEPVLDMLDAIGTPERAAAWIETTLRNGKRLMGFGHRIYRVRDPRADVLKGALEQLAPSGEKLELARAVETAALDALRRHKPGRRLETNVEFYTAMLLDGLGMPRSAFTPLFAMGRVVGWTAHALEQRRTGRLIRPESIYVGRRPVEVS; this is translated from the coding sequence ATGGGTGCGACTGCCGGCGCCGCGGGACCGCCTCGCGCGATCCCCGGGCTCGAAGGAATCGCGGCCGCCGAGACCGCGCTGAGCCACGTCGAAGGAGACTCGGGCCGCTTGATTCTGTGCGGCTACGAGCTCGCGGAATTCGCGGAGCGGCACGACTTCGAGACGGCCGCAGCGCTCTTCTGGGGCGTTGCGGAGGATCGGCCGCCGTCCAGCGCCGCCGACGTTCGGGCCGCTCTGGGCGCGGCCCGCGTCGCGGCGTTCTCGCGTTTCGCGGACCTCGTTCCGGCGTTCGAGGGCCTCACGCCGTCGGAGGGCGTGCGGCTCGGCCTCGCGTCGCTGCCCGGTCGCGAATCGGGGGCGCACGTCGCGGCCGCGGGCGCCGTCCCCGTGTTCCTCGCGAACGTGGTGCGCCTCGCGCGCGGCGACCGGCCGATCGCGCCCGATCCGCGGGCAGAGCACGTGGCGGACTTTTTCCGCATGCTGCGCGGCGCGCCGGCCGATCCGAAGGAAGTCGCGGCGCTCACGACCTATCTCGTCACGGTCATGGACCACGGGATGAACGCTTCGACCTTCACCGCGCGGGTCATCGCGTCCACGGGCGCCGGCCTGTCGTGGGCCGCGCTCGGCGCGTATGCCGCGCTCACGGGCCCGCTTCACGGCGGCGCTCCCGAGCCCGTGCTCGACATGCTCGACGCGATCGGCACGCCCGAGCGCGCGGCGGCGTGGATCGAGACGACGCTTCGAAACGGCAAGCGCCTGATGGGGTTCGGCCATCGCATCTATCGGGTGCGCGACCCGCGCGCAGACGTGCTGAAGGGCGCGCTCGAGCAGCTTGCGCCGTCGGGCGAGAAGCTCGAGCTTGCACGCGCCGTCGAGACGGCCGCGCTCGATGCTTTGCGCCGCCACAAGCCCGGGCGCAGGCTCGAGACGAACGTCGAGTTCTACACGGCGATGCTGCTCGATGGGCTCGGCATGCCGCGCAGCGCATTCACGCCGCTGTTCGCGATGGGCCGGGTGGTCGGCTGGACCGCGCACGCGCTCGAGCAGCGGCGCACCGGGCGCCTGATTCGCCCCGAGTCGATCTATGTCGGGAGGCGGCCGGTTGAGGTAAGTTAG
- the argE gene encoding acetylornithine deacetylase, giving the protein MSLGTEQLLARLVALDTTSSRSNLELIETIADYLDGHGVAVTLVHDAAGQKANLFATIGPAIDGGIVLSGHSDCVPVDGQRWSTDPFRAVTVGGRIYGRGTCDMKGFIACVLALVPEMVAAKPRTPLHLAFSYDEELGCRGVPTLLAKIARELPQPRIAIVGEPTGMALVNAHKGIYAFETVATGLAAHSSQTHEALSAVVHGAEIVCRLDALARELAAEGPFDAAFTPPYTTINVGRIDGGTAVNVVAGECRIEWECRPVPGHDVQAVLARLTEFVEGDLLPRMRARYPDASVVTRRVVAAPSLVPAAGSPAEALVRRLTSAGPARAVAFATEAGLFQEAGMSAVVVGPGSIDHAHKPDEHVAIGQLRECETLLRAVIDYARRTEAGQGP; this is encoded by the coding sequence GTGAGTCTCGGCACGGAACAGCTTCTCGCGCGCCTCGTCGCGCTCGATACGACATCGAGCCGGTCGAATCTCGAGCTGATCGAGACGATCGCGGACTACCTCGACGGGCACGGCGTGGCGGTCACGCTCGTTCACGACGCGGCCGGGCAGAAAGCCAATCTCTTCGCCACGATCGGCCCGGCGATCGACGGCGGAATCGTCCTCTCCGGGCACTCCGACTGCGTGCCCGTCGACGGCCAGCGCTGGTCCACCGATCCGTTCCGCGCCGTCACCGTCGGCGGGCGTATTTACGGGCGCGGCACGTGCGACATGAAGGGCTTCATCGCGTGCGTGCTGGCCCTCGTTCCGGAGATGGTCGCGGCGAAGCCCAGAACGCCGCTGCATCTCGCGTTTTCCTACGACGAGGAGCTCGGCTGCCGGGGCGTGCCGACGCTTCTCGCGAAGATCGCGCGCGAGTTGCCGCAGCCGCGCATCGCGATCGTCGGCGAGCCGACCGGGATGGCGCTCGTCAACGCGCACAAGGGGATCTACGCGTTCGAGACGGTGGCGACGGGCCTCGCCGCGCATTCGAGCCAGACGCACGAGGCGCTGTCGGCGGTCGTGCACGGCGCGGAGATCGTGTGCCGCCTCGATGCGCTCGCGCGCGAGCTTGCAGCCGAAGGGCCGTTCGACGCGGCGTTCACGCCGCCGTACACCACGATCAACGTCGGCCGGATCGACGGCGGCACGGCCGTGAACGTCGTCGCCGGCGAGTGCCGGATCGAGTGGGAGTGCCGCCCTGTGCCCGGGCACGACGTGCAGGCGGTGCTCGCGCGTCTCACCGAGTTCGTGGAGGGGGATCTGCTGCCGCGCATGCGTGCGCGCTACCCGGATGCGAGCGTCGTCACGCGGCGTGTCGTCGCGGCGCCTTCGCTCGTCCCGGCGGCCGGGTCGCCCGCGGAAGCGCTCGTGCGCCGGCTCACGAGCGCCGGGCCGGCACGTGCGGTCGCGTTCGCTACGGAGGCGGGGCTCTTTCAGGAGGCCGGGATGTCGGCGGTCGTCGTCGGCCCGGGCTCGATCGATCACGCGCACAAGCCCGACGAGCACGTCGCGATCGGGCAGCTTCGCGAATGCGAGACGCTGCTGCGCGCCGTGATCGACTACGCCCGCCGCACGGAAGCAGGGCAGGGCCCGTGA
- a CDS encoding glutamine amidotransferase, translating into MSARGGGRPLSIWITGEPVPEAKRSAGSFADMIRATVGDAWAGPWDVVDCVGEAALPGPGDAAGVIVTGSPARIADQLPWMRRAQDGLRRLVEADVPVLGICFGHQLLAMALGGRSGPNPRGREIGTVRVGLHCSDPLLGDGPRDFPASATHLDTVLELPPGAESLAATALDRYAAVRFGPEAWGVQFHPEMTAEIIGAYVRALREKLIAEDIDPDRILDARQETPEAAAVLRRFAARVAAGGTSPNDRRSAKSE; encoded by the coding sequence ATGAGCGCGCGCGGCGGCGGGCGGCCGCTCTCGATCTGGATCACCGGCGAGCCCGTGCCGGAGGCGAAGCGGTCGGCGGGGTCGTTCGCGGACATGATCCGCGCCACCGTCGGGGACGCGTGGGCCGGGCCTTGGGACGTGGTCGACTGCGTCGGCGAGGCCGCATTGCCCGGCCCGGGCGACGCGGCCGGCGTCATCGTCACCGGATCCCCGGCCCGAATCGCGGATCAGCTGCCGTGGATGCGCCGCGCACAGGATGGGCTCCGCCGGCTCGTCGAGGCCGACGTGCCGGTCCTCGGCATCTGCTTCGGTCATCAGCTGCTCGCGATGGCGCTCGGCGGACGATCCGGACCGAATCCCCGCGGCCGTGAGATCGGCACGGTCCGGGTCGGGCTGCACTGCTCCGATCCGCTGCTCGGCGACGGGCCGCGCGATTTCCCGGCGTCCGCGACGCATCTCGACACCGTGCTCGAGCTCCCGCCGGGGGCCGAGTCGCTCGCGGCCACCGCGCTCGACCGCTACGCCGCCGTGCGCTTCGGACCCGAAGCCTGGGGCGTGCAGTTCCATCCGGAGATGACGGCGGAGATTATCGGCGCGTACGTCCGGGCGCTTCGCGAAAAGCTGATCGCCGAAGACATCGATCCGGATCGGATCCTCGACGCCCGGCAGGAGACGCCGGAGGCCGCCGCCGTGCTGCGCCGCTTCGCGGCGAGAGTCGCCGCCGGCGGCACCTCCCCGAATGATCGAAGGTCGGCGAAGTCGGAGTAA
- a CDS encoding PQQ-dependent sugar dehydrogenase: MRLVNACSALFALVVVLPLSAQQRVPFNNGIPVAPVGLPVPPIPSEPVTFATGEGQDIRVSVVARGLAHPWSLAFLPGGGMLVTERNAGRLRVIRDGALEPEPVAGVPEVRGVGLSGLFDVVLHPDFESNRYVYLTYNKPRGETGSALAVARGRWDGKALAGVEDIFLAEDAGSVSRMAFGPDGMLYVTTFGGMDDAAQDPDSYAGKVLRLRDDGSVPDDNPFVGRAGYKPEIYTLGHRSPLGLAVHPGTGLLWEVEMGPNGGDEINILRPGRNYGWPVVSFGRTYPGPWQSDHGVPTHDDFEPPVVYWMPSISTSGLAFYTGSRLAKWTGDVFVGGMRYGEIPGTGRLQRILFNENMQELRRESLLLDLHQRIRDVRQGPDELLYAVTDHEDDGAVLRIEPSAP, encoded by the coding sequence ATGAGGCTCGTCAACGCATGCTCGGCGCTCTTCGCGCTCGTCGTGGTGCTGCCGCTCTCGGCGCAGCAGCGTGTTCCGTTCAACAACGGCATCCCCGTCGCGCCGGTGGGTCTGCCGGTCCCGCCCATTCCGTCGGAGCCGGTGACGTTTGCGACGGGCGAAGGCCAGGACATTCGCGTCAGCGTCGTCGCGCGGGGCCTCGCGCATCCGTGGAGCCTCGCGTTCTTGCCCGGCGGCGGGATGCTCGTCACCGAGCGCAACGCCGGCCGGCTGCGCGTGATCCGCGACGGCGCGCTCGAGCCCGAGCCCGTCGCCGGCGTGCCTGAAGTGCGGGGCGTCGGGCTTTCCGGGCTCTTCGACGTCGTGCTGCACCCGGATTTCGAGAGCAACCGCTACGTGTATCTCACCTACAACAAGCCGCGCGGCGAAACGGGCAGCGCTCTCGCCGTGGCCCGCGGACGATGGGACGGGAAGGCCCTGGCCGGCGTCGAGGACATCTTCCTCGCGGAGGACGCGGGGAGCGTCTCGCGGATGGCATTCGGACCGGACGGCATGCTCTACGTGACGACGTTCGGCGGCATGGACGATGCGGCGCAGGATCCGGACAGCTACGCGGGCAAGGTGCTGCGCTTGAGGGACGACGGAAGCGTGCCGGACGACAATCCGTTCGTCGGCCGCGCCGGCTACAAGCCCGAGATCTACACGCTGGGGCACCGCAGCCCCTTGGGGCTCGCCGTGCACCCCGGCACCGGGCTGCTGTGGGAAGTGGAGATGGGCCCGAACGGCGGCGACGAGATCAACATCCTCCGGCCCGGCAGGAACTACGGCTGGCCGGTCGTGAGCTTCGGCCGCACCTATCCCGGCCCGTGGCAGTCGGACCACGGCGTTCCGACGCACGACGATTTCGAGCCGCCGGTCGTCTACTGGATGCCGTCGATCTCGACGTCCGGCCTCGCGTTCTATACCGGAAGCCGGTTGGCAAAGTGGACCGGCGACGTGTTCGTCGGCGGCATGCGGTACGGCGAGATCCCCGGCACCGGCCGACTGCAGCGAATTCTCTTCAACGAGAACATGCAGGAGCTTCGCCGCGAGTCGCTGCTGCTCGATCTCCACCAACGAATCCGCGACGTGCGGCAAGGTCCCGACGAGCTGCTGTACGCCGTCACGGACCACGAGGACGACGGGGCCGTGCTGCGCATCGAGCCGAGCGCCCCGTGA